From the genome of Pseudomonas yamanorum, one region includes:
- a CDS encoding LysR substrate-binding domain-containing protein — protein MRRPTFDLDVLRTFVTGVELNSFAKAADRLGRSTSAVSAQLKKLEEQVGTPVLSKSGRGLVLTPVGEALLGHARRLLDLNDTVFSSLNETQTAGTLRLGLQEDFGEHVLSDILRRFARLYPMISLEVRIGRNAELLTLIDSASLDLALTWEIGQTSSCRTRLGQTPMHWIGPRDNPLLPRAEDAPLPLVMFEAPCVLRSAATEALDRAGIAWRIALTSPSVGGIWAAVDAGLGVTLRTRIGLPAHLRVLDGLPPVPSLGYELHCSHPAPGAAVAQLAALIQSSLV, from the coding sequence ATGCGCCGCCCCACCTTCGACCTTGATGTACTGCGCACCTTCGTCACGGGCGTGGAGCTGAACAGCTTTGCCAAAGCGGCGGACCGCCTGGGCCGTTCGACCTCAGCCGTCAGCGCGCAATTAAAGAAACTCGAAGAACAGGTCGGCACGCCGGTGCTGAGCAAATCCGGGCGCGGGCTGGTGCTGACGCCGGTGGGTGAAGCGCTGCTCGGCCACGCCAGGCGGTTGCTGGACCTCAATGACACTGTTTTTAGCAGCCTTAACGAAACCCAAACCGCCGGCACTTTGCGCCTCGGCTTGCAGGAGGATTTTGGCGAGCACGTGCTCAGTGACATCCTTCGACGCTTCGCCAGGTTGTATCCGATGATCAGTCTTGAAGTGCGGATAGGCCGCAATGCCGAGCTGCTGACCCTGATCGACAGCGCGAGCCTGGACCTGGCGCTGACCTGGGAAATCGGTCAGACATCGTCCTGCCGCACCCGCCTGGGGCAGACACCCATGCACTGGATCGGGCCCCGGGACAACCCCCTACTACCGCGCGCCGAAGATGCGCCGCTGCCGCTGGTGATGTTCGAGGCGCCCTGCGTATTGCGCAGCGCGGCCACTGAAGCCCTGGACCGCGCCGGCATTGCCTGGCGCATTGCCTTGACCAGCCCCAGCGTGGGCGGGATCTGGGCGGCGGTCGATGCCGGGCTGGGCGTGACCTTGCGCACCCGCATCGGTTTGCCTGCGCACCTGCGGGTGCTCGACGGCCTGCCGCCGGTGCCGTCCCTTGGCTATGAATTGCATTGCAGCCATCCAGCGCCAGGCGCTGCGGTAGCACAGCTGGCAGCGCTCATACAGAGCAGCCTGGTTTAG
- a CDS encoding tautomerase family protein — protein MPYARISLHRGKSPEYLQALSKGLHDALVESFKIPDADRFHVIHQHEIGEMIIDPNYLGGPRSHDYVLIAITGGKPRDTETKRRFYQVLVERLEAAIGLSPEDVMVVITTTAADEWSFAGGRGN, from the coding sequence ATGCCTTACGCCCGAATCTCACTGCACCGTGGGAAATCCCCTGAGTATCTGCAAGCGCTTTCAAAGGGATTGCATGACGCCCTGGTTGAAAGCTTCAAGATTCCTGACGCGGATCGCTTCCACGTGATCCACCAGCACGAAATTGGCGAGATGATCATCGACCCCAACTACCTGGGCGGCCCCCGCAGCCACGACTATGTACTCATCGCGATCACGGGCGGTAAACCTCGTGATACCGAGACAAAACGGCGGTTTTACCAAGTATTGGTAGAGCGGCTGGAGGCTGCGATTGGGCTGAGCCCCGAGGATGTGATGGTGGTGATTACGACGACGGCGGCGGATGAGTGGTCGTTTGCAGGTGGCAGAGGGAACTGA
- the aroA gene encoding 3-phosphoshikimate 1-carboxyvinyltransferase, whose product MSSQKTVTVTPPNFPLNGKVAPPGSKSITNRALLLAALAKGTSRLSGALKSDDTRHMSVALRQMGVVIDEPDDTTFVVTSVGKLQLPAQPLFLGNAGTAMRFLTAAVATVQGTVVLDGDAYMQKRPIGPLLATLGQNGIQVDSPTGCPPVTVHGTGRVQAKRFEIDGGLSSQYVSALLMLAACGEAPIEVALTGKDIGARGYVDLTLDCMRAFGAQVDIVDESTWRVAPTGYTAHDYLIEPDASAATYLWAAEVLTGGRIDLGVAPQDFTQPDAKAQAVIAQFPQMQPVVIGSQMQDAIPTLAVLAAFNNTPVRFTELANLRVKECDRVQALHDGLNEIRPGLATIEGDDLLVASDPALAGTTCNALIDTHADHRIAMCFALAGLKVSGIRIQDPDCVGKTYPEYWKELESLGVHLTY is encoded by the coding sequence TTGAGTTCGCAGAAAACCGTGACCGTTACACCGCCCAACTTTCCACTGAACGGCAAGGTAGCGCCCCCCGGCTCCAAATCCATTACCAACCGTGCCCTGCTGCTGGCGGCCCTGGCCAAGGGCACCAGCCGTTTGAGCGGCGCGCTGAAAAGCGATGACACCCGCCACATGTCGGTGGCCCTGCGGCAGATGGGCGTGGTGATCGATGAACCGGACGACACCACGTTCGTCGTCACCAGCGTTGGCAAGCTGCAATTGCCGGCGCAACCGCTGTTCCTCGGCAACGCCGGCACCGCGATGCGCTTTCTCACCGCCGCCGTGGCCACCGTGCAAGGCACCGTGGTGCTGGACGGCGACGCCTACATGCAAAAACGCCCGATCGGCCCGCTGCTGGCGACCCTCGGCCAGAATGGCATCCAGGTCGATAGCCCTACCGGTTGCCCACCCGTGACCGTCCATGGCACTGGCCGCGTGCAAGCCAAGCGTTTCGAGATCGACGGCGGCCTGTCGAGCCAGTATGTATCAGCACTGTTGATGCTGGCGGCGTGCGGCGAAGCCCCCATTGAAGTGGCCCTGACCGGCAAGGACATTGGCGCCCGTGGCTACGTCGACCTGACTCTGGACTGCATGCGCGCCTTCGGTGCCCAGGTGGACATCGTTGATGAAAGCACCTGGCGCGTGGCCCCGACCGGCTACACCGCCCACGATTACCTGATCGAACCTGACGCTTCCGCCGCCACCTACTTGTGGGCTGCCGAAGTGTTGACCGGCGGCCGCATCGACCTCGGTGTCGCCCCGCAGGATTTCACCCAGCCCGATGCCAAGGCCCAGGCAGTGATCGCACAGTTCCCGCAGATGCAGCCGGTAGTCATCGGCTCGCAGATGCAGGACGCAATCCCCACCCTCGCCGTACTGGCCGCGTTCAACAACACGCCGGTACGTTTCACGGAACTGGCCAACCTGCGGGTCAAGGAATGTGATCGGGTGCAGGCACTGCATGACGGCCTGAATGAAATCCGTCCGGGCCTGGCGACCATTGAAGGTGATGACTTGCTGGTGGCCAGCGATCCGGCCCTGGCGGGCACCACGTGCAACGCGCTGATCGACACCCACGCCGACCACCGCATCGCCATGTGCTTTGCCTTGGCGGGCTTGAAGGTCTCGGGGATCAGGATTCAGGACCCGGACTGCGTCGGCAAGACCTATCCTGAGTACTGGAAAGAGCTGGAAAGCCTTGGGGTCCATCTGACGTATTAA
- a CDS encoding nuclear transport factor 2 family protein, with the protein MTDLITRVEQLETRFALERLISEYAHAFDDRDETLLRSIWHDDARLDLGAAFGCHDGVAAIIASAHLNWAAMPHMHHWMANPLIDISGDTASARVAVDCLCTHNELGQVQISGLYHDRFERRQGRWAFSERRFELHFLTPLAGWKPVAGLEA; encoded by the coding sequence ATGACCGACCTCATCACCCGCGTAGAACAGCTGGAAACCCGCTTCGCTCTGGAGCGCCTGATCAGTGAGTACGCCCACGCCTTCGACGACCGCGACGAAACGCTGCTGCGCAGCATCTGGCACGACGACGCACGGCTGGACCTCGGTGCCGCGTTTGGCTGCCATGACGGCGTTGCAGCGATCATCGCTTCAGCCCACCTCAACTGGGCAGCCATGCCGCATATGCATCACTGGATGGCCAACCCGCTGATCGACATCAGCGGCGACACCGCCAGCGCGAGGGTTGCGGTGGATTGCCTGTGCACCCATAACGAACTGGGGCAGGTGCAGATCAGCGGTCTTTATCACGACCGGTTCGAACGCCGGCAAGGGCGCTGGGCGTTCAGCGAGCGGCGCTTTGAGCTGCACTTTCTGACGCCGCTGGCAGGCTGGAAGCCGGTGGCGGGGCTTGAGGCGTAG
- a CDS encoding SDR family NAD(P)-dependent oxidoreductase: MSRVWMITGSAGGLGAGIARAALVNGDQVVATDLDVARLDQSYSSDQVMTAALDIRDEQQAQTVVAAAIARFGRIDVLVNNAGYGQFGPFEEVEPEAIERQFATNVFGTFNVTRAVLPVMRRQRSGHLVMMSSNGGFKGVRGASMYSASKFAIEGFSEALAEEVAEFGIRLTLLEPGAFRTDFLDSRMLKLGTRGLEDYAEFRARTLAVFEARNHRQIGDPDRLGLAVVQLAALAAPPLRFVAGSDALSVVEAKLDQVRADLERWRSLSTSTDFPQ, translated from the coding sequence ATGAGCCGCGTCTGGATGATTACCGGCAGCGCTGGCGGCCTGGGTGCCGGCATCGCCCGCGCGGCGCTGGTTAACGGCGACCAGGTGGTAGCCACCGACCTTGACGTGGCCCGTCTGGACCAGTCCTACAGCAGCGACCAGGTGATGACCGCCGCGCTGGACATCCGCGATGAGCAACAGGCCCAAACGGTGGTGGCCGCCGCCATCGCACGATTCGGACGCATCGATGTGCTGGTCAATAACGCCGGCTACGGACAGTTCGGGCCTTTCGAGGAAGTCGAACCCGAGGCCATCGAGCGCCAGTTCGCCACCAACGTGTTCGGCACCTTCAATGTCACCCGCGCGGTGCTGCCGGTGATGCGCCGCCAGCGCAGCGGCCACCTGGTGATGATGTCGTCCAATGGCGGCTTCAAGGGCGTGCGTGGGGCCTCGATGTATTCGGCGTCGAAGTTTGCGATTGAAGGGTTCTCCGAAGCCCTCGCCGAGGAAGTCGCCGAGTTCGGCATCCGCCTGACGCTGCTGGAGCCCGGGGCGTTTCGTACTGACTTTCTCGACAGCCGGATGCTCAAGCTTGGCACCCGGGGACTTGAGGATTACGCCGAATTTCGCGCCCGCACGCTGGCGGTCTTCGAGGCTCGTAATCACCGGCAAATCGGCGACCCGGATCGGCTAGGCCTGGCGGTTGTGCAATTGGCGGCTCTGGCAGCACCGCCCTTGCGCTTCGTCGCTGGCAGCGATGCGCTCAGTGTCGTCGAAGCCAAGCTGGACCAGGTTCGCGCCGATCTTGAACGCTGGCGCTCGCTGTCCACCTCCACCGATTTCCCTCAATAA
- a CDS encoding NAD-dependent epimerase/dehydratase family protein: protein MKIFLTGANGFVGGSVAHHLIAQGHSVRGLLRDPQKAARLQAQGITPVIGSLDDRQLLIDEARQADAVIDAANSDHAGAVDAFIEALRGSGKLLIHTSGSSIIGDDALGNTLSEHIFDEDTPFIIEAPKQARYDIDLRMMAAADLGIRSVVICPSNIYGVGHGLTNHSFQLPFLMARARETGVMRIVGRGVNRWSNVHIDDVAQLFLLAVEKAPAGAFYFLENGEASFIDMAAALAKRMNLGAVQSWPAEEAEQHWDAMHVHYTFGTNSRVKAKRARAELGWAPRHASILDWIGSEMPL, encoded by the coding sequence ATGAAGATTTTCCTTACCGGTGCCAATGGTTTCGTCGGCGGCAGCGTCGCCCATCACTTGATTGCCCAAGGGCACAGCGTGCGCGGCCTGCTGCGGGACCCGCAGAAAGCCGCACGCCTGCAAGCCCAGGGCATCACTCCAGTGATTGGCAGCCTGGATGATCGCCAATTACTGATCGACGAAGCTCGCCAAGCCGATGCCGTGATCGATGCCGCCAACAGCGACCACGCCGGCGCCGTCGACGCGTTTATCGAGGCGCTGCGGGGCTCCGGCAAACTGCTGATCCACACCAGCGGCTCCAGCATCATCGGCGATGATGCGTTGGGTAATACGCTGTCCGAACACATCTTCGACGAAGACACTCCGTTCATCATCGAGGCCCCCAAGCAAGCCCGTTACGACATCGACCTGCGCATGATGGCTGCCGCCGACCTGGGCATCCGCAGCGTGGTGATCTGTCCGAGCAATATCTATGGCGTAGGCCATGGCCTGACCAATCACAGCTTCCAGCTGCCATTCCTGATGGCCCGCGCCCGGGAAACCGGAGTGATGCGTATTGTTGGGCGTGGGGTTAATCGCTGGTCCAACGTGCACATTGATGACGTTGCGCAATTGTTCCTGCTGGCCGTGGAAAAAGCCCCGGCTGGCGCGTTCTATTTTCTGGAGAACGGTGAAGCATCGTTTATCGATATGGCCGCCGCGCTGGCCAAGCGCATGAACCTGGGCGCGGTGCAGTCATGGCCGGCGGAAGAAGCCGAGCAACATTGGGACGCGATGCACGTGCATTACACCTTCGGCACCAATAGCCGGGTCAAGGCCAAGCGTGCTCGCGCCGAGCTGGGTTGGGCGCCGCGTCACGCTTCGATACTCGACTGGATCGGCAGCGAGATGCCGCTATGA
- a CDS encoding LysR family transcriptional regulator — protein sequence MESLNAIGVFVAAAEARSFVGAGRALGISASAVSKSIARLEAKFGVRLFHRSTRSITLTAQGTQFVERCRRVLAELEVAGEELSQTLAAPQGPLRVGLPMIARPFLRMFGEFQALYPQIQLDLDFNDRLADVIAEGFDAVIRSGAPKDSGLSARPLGTYRMLVVGSPDYLARNGTPRCPEDLHAHRCIHFRFPASGKLQAWQMRRDERALELELPRSMICNSVEGRMELAVQGQGLTYAADFVVREALAAGHLVEVLGDYTWEGGQFNLLWPSGRQVPPKLRVFIEFIVANMPLVRGTS from the coding sequence ATGGAAAGCCTGAATGCCATCGGCGTGTTTGTCGCGGCGGCTGAAGCCCGCAGTTTTGTCGGCGCGGGCAGGGCGCTGGGCATCTCGGCGTCGGCGGTGAGCAAGAGCATTGCCCGGCTGGAGGCAAAGTTTGGTGTGCGGCTGTTCCATCGCAGCACCCGCAGCATCACCCTCACGGCCCAGGGCACGCAGTTTGTCGAGCGCTGCCGGCGGGTGTTGGCGGAGCTGGAAGTGGCGGGTGAAGAGCTGTCGCAAACCCTTGCCGCGCCCCAGGGACCGCTGCGGGTTGGCCTGCCGATGATTGCCCGGCCGTTCCTGAGGATGTTCGGCGAGTTCCAGGCGTTGTACCCGCAGATCCAGCTGGACCTGGATTTCAACGACCGTCTGGCAGACGTGATTGCCGAAGGTTTCGACGCGGTCATCCGCAGCGGTGCGCCGAAGGATTCCGGGCTGTCGGCGCGTCCGCTGGGCACTTATCGAATGTTGGTCGTTGGCTCCCCGGATTATCTGGCTCGGAACGGAACGCCGCGTTGCCCGGAAGACCTGCACGCACATCGCTGCATCCATTTCCGCTTTCCCGCCTCCGGCAAACTCCAGGCCTGGCAGATGCGCCGCGACGAGCGAGCGCTGGAGCTTGAGCTGCCGCGCTCGATGATCTGCAATTCGGTGGAAGGGCGCATGGAGCTGGCGGTGCAAGGCCAAGGCCTGACTTATGCGGCCGACTTCGTGGTGCGCGAGGCGCTGGCGGCCGGGCATCTGGTGGAGGTGCTTGGGGATTACACCTGGGAGGGTGGCCAGTTCAACCTGCTCTGGCCGTCGGGGCGGCAGGTGCCGCCCAAGCTGCGGGTGTTTATCGAATTTATTGTCGCCAATATGCCGTTGGTACGTGGGACGTCTTAA
- a CDS encoding isocitrate lyase/PEP mutase family protein encodes MTAHATAFHALHHAQLLILPNVADAGGARLVAQLGSQAVATSSAAVAWTHGYKDGNQLPLPLLVSTVQSIARVIDVPLSVDIEAGYSDDPEHVGRVIKAVIDAGAVGVNIEDGAGTPELLARKIEVARRVADSCGVKLFINARSDVYLKGLAPEPQRLEELLKRAALYQGAGADGLFAAGIHLEHEIRQLCQATNLPVNVLAWAGLPAPETLQALGVRRLTAGSSIAEFLYGAMHSLAEGFLRTGKLDTHELKAFTYGDLNGRMPG; translated from the coding sequence ATGACCGCCCACGCTACCGCCTTCCACGCCCTGCACCATGCTCAACTGTTGATCCTGCCCAACGTCGCCGATGCCGGCGGTGCGCGCCTGGTGGCGCAACTGGGCAGCCAGGCCGTCGCCACCAGCAGCGCGGCCGTTGCCTGGACCCACGGCTATAAGGACGGCAATCAGCTGCCGCTGCCGCTGCTGGTCAGCACCGTGCAATCCATCGCCCGGGTGATTGACGTGCCGCTGAGCGTGGACATCGAGGCCGGTTATTCCGACGACCCGGAGCACGTGGGCCGGGTGATCAAGGCCGTAATCGACGCGGGCGCCGTCGGCGTCAATATCGAGGACGGTGCCGGCACCCCTGAACTGCTGGCGCGCAAGATTGAGGTTGCCCGTCGTGTGGCGGACAGCTGTGGCGTGAAGCTGTTTATCAATGCCCGTAGCGACGTGTATTTGAAAGGATTGGCCCCAGAGCCACAGCGCCTTGAAGAACTCCTCAAGCGCGCGGCGTTGTACCAGGGCGCAGGCGCCGACGGGCTGTTTGCCGCCGGCATCCATCTGGAACACGAAATCCGTCAGCTCTGCCAGGCGACCAACTTGCCGGTCAACGTGCTGGCCTGGGCCGGCCTGCCCGCGCCCGAGACGCTGCAAGCCTTGGGCGTACGCCGCCTCACGGCCGGCTCGAGCATCGCCGAATTCCTGTATGGCGCCATGCACAGCCTGGCCGAAGGTTTCCTGCGAACCGGGAAGCTCGATACCCATGAGCTGAAGGCGTTCACCTACGGCGACTTGAATGGCCGCATGCCGGGTTAA
- a CDS encoding DUF1428 domain-containing protein produces MSYVDGCVIAVPTANREQFIRHAKAAAVVFKEHGALNIVECWGDDVPQGQVTSFPMAVKLKEDETVVFSWILWPSREMRDAGMSKVMEDPRLKADANPMPFDGQRMIYGGFEMILNT; encoded by the coding sequence ATGTCTTACGTAGATGGCTGTGTGATCGCGGTGCCCACCGCAAACCGCGAACAATTCATCCGGCACGCCAAGGCCGCAGCCGTGGTGTTCAAGGAGCACGGGGCGCTGAATATTGTCGAGTGTTGGGGCGACGATGTGCCCCAAGGGCAGGTGACCTCGTTCCCCATGGCGGTCAAGCTCAAGGAAGATGAAACCGTGGTGTTTTCCTGGATCCTGTGGCCATCACGCGAGATGCGTGATGCCGGGATGAGCAAGGTGATGGAAGACCCGCGCCTGAAGGCGGACGCCAATCCGATGCCGTTTGATGGGCAGCGGATGATCTATGGCGGATTTGAGATGATCCTGAACACCTGA
- a CDS encoding lytic polysaccharide monooxygenase auxiliary activity family 9 protein, which yields MNKPQTQLRHGRVVTPASRGSVAVERGLLESWQVNEMEGGKNFPALNAGPFPAPYETDDQSVTPPADGHILSGGKTDARDCVNFTDEEMGKKLNTPFNWPLLNVEAGQVFKVQWAYTAAHVTRGYRWLITKDGWDPKQRISRAQLEAKPFFEDFYTQVPYYQHSAELKAKVEHQVTLPKGKKGRHVLVLMWIVANTGNAFYQAFDVDFN from the coding sequence ATGAACAAACCCCAGACTCAACTCAGGCATGGTCGCGTCGTGACCCCCGCCAGCCGTGGCTCGGTGGCGGTAGAACGCGGGCTGCTGGAAAGCTGGCAAGTCAACGAAATGGAAGGCGGCAAGAACTTCCCGGCCCTCAACGCCGGCCCGTTTCCGGCACCTTACGAAACTGACGATCAGAGCGTCACGCCCCCCGCCGACGGGCACATCCTCAGCGGCGGCAAGACCGATGCCCGCGACTGCGTGAACTTCACCGACGAAGAAATGGGTAAGAAGCTCAACACCCCGTTTAACTGGCCGTTGTTGAATGTTGAAGCCGGCCAGGTATTCAAGGTGCAGTGGGCTTACACCGCCGCGCACGTGACCCGTGGCTATCGCTGGTTGATCACCAAGGACGGTTGGGACCCCAAGCAGCGCATCAGCCGTGCTCAACTGGAGGCCAAGCCTTTCTTTGAGGATTTCTACACCCAGGTGCCGTATTACCAGCACTCGGCAGAATTGAAGGCCAAGGTCGAGCATCAAGTGACATTGCCCAAGGGCAAGAAGGGCCGGCATGTGCTGGTGTTGATGTGGATCGTAGCCAACACTGGCAATGCGTTCTACCAGGCGTTTGACGTCGATTTCAACTAG
- a CDS encoding UPF0149 family protein, which yields MHDQPLAPADFEFIDETLLKYGDDHSVLNLAELDGYFTALVSSPAQVEVAEWFPGIFGGQNPDWESPEEAGQFLELCVRHMNAIATQLATDAQGFKARFEETEHQDQPLTLAEEWCFGYIRGAAIGNWPELPAEQAGQLEKISWCAEQDNFELPADLDVDAHQQRVAAIEPAARALHDYWLAQR from the coding sequence ATGCACGACCAACCCCTCGCCCCCGCCGATTTCGAGTTCATCGACGAAACCCTGCTCAAGTACGGCGACGACCATTCGGTGCTGAACCTGGCCGAGCTCGACGGCTACTTCACCGCACTGGTTTCAAGCCCCGCGCAGGTGGAGGTTGCCGAATGGTTTCCCGGTATCTTTGGTGGGCAGAACCCGGATTGGGAAAGCCCGGAAGAAGCCGGGCAGTTTCTTGAACTGTGCGTGCGCCATATGAATGCTATTGCCACGCAACTGGCGACCGATGCCCAAGGTTTCAAGGCGCGTTTCGAAGAAACCGAGCACCAGGACCAGCCACTGACCCTGGCGGAAGAATGGTGCTTTGGCTATATCCGTGGCGCCGCCATTGGCAACTGGCCAGAGCTGCCCGCCGAACAGGCCGGGCAACTGGAGAAGATTTCCTGGTGCGCCGAGCAGGACAACTTCGAACTGCCGGCAGACCTGGATGTTGATGCCCATCAGCAACGGGTAGCCGCTATCGAACCGGCCGCCCGCGCGTTGCACGACTACTGGTTGGCCCAGCGCTGA
- a CDS encoding chloride channel protein, translating to MPSKTRSLLILALVVIFTGIGAGLGGMLLALLLHGIQHLAYGYSLDSLISHETFLLGVTAAAPERRVLVLITCGLVAGVGWWLIYRYGRPLVSIKQAVSADAPIMPPKTTLAHAVLQIITVALGSPLGREVAPREVGALAATWLSQRARLAPDMHRLIVACGAGAGLAAVYNVPLGGAVFVLEVLVGVFSWPAAVIALATSAIGASVAWIGLGAEAQYVVPHFVLSPGLIAWALACGPVFGLAAYGFTRLTGAARSNAARGWRLPVLSLINFTIIGGLAIFLPQILGNGKGPAQLGFDNELTIALAAVLLVVKVLITASSLRAGAEGGLLTPALANGALLAIILGGAWNLLWPGVPLGAFAIIGAAAFLASSMSMPLTAIVLVAEFTRIDHDFLVPIILAVAGSMCMSKLCVLWEKR from the coding sequence ATGCCCTCAAAAACCCGTTCGCTGCTGATTCTCGCCCTCGTCGTCATCTTCACCGGCATCGGCGCCGGCCTGGGCGGCATGCTCCTCGCCTTGCTGCTGCACGGCATCCAGCACCTGGCCTACGGCTACAGCCTCGACAGCCTGATCAGCCATGAAACCTTTCTGCTCGGCGTCACCGCCGCCGCGCCCGAACGCCGGGTGTTGGTACTGATCACCTGCGGCCTGGTGGCCGGTGTGGGTTGGTGGTTGATCTACCGCTATGGCCGCCCGTTGGTGAGCATCAAGCAAGCGGTCTCGGCCGACGCGCCGATCATGCCGCCCAAGACCACCCTCGCCCACGCCGTGCTGCAAATCATCACCGTGGCCCTCGGCTCGCCCTTGGGCCGTGAAGTGGCGCCACGGGAAGTCGGCGCGCTGGCCGCCACCTGGTTGTCACAACGGGCGCGGCTGGCGCCGGACATGCATCGGCTGATCGTCGCCTGCGGCGCGGGTGCCGGGCTGGCGGCGGTGTACAACGTGCCGCTGGGTGGTGCGGTGTTTGTGCTCGAAGTGTTGGTGGGCGTGTTCAGTTGGCCGGCGGCCGTGATTGCCTTGGCCACCTCGGCTATCGGCGCGTCAGTGGCCTGGATCGGCCTGGGGGCAGAGGCGCAATACGTGGTGCCGCACTTTGTGCTCAGCCCTGGCTTGATCGCCTGGGCGCTGGCCTGCGGGCCGGTGTTCGGGTTGGCCGCCTATGGGTTCACCCGCCTGACCGGCGCCGCCCGCAGCAACGCCGCCCGTGGCTGGCGGCTGCCGGTGCTGTCGCTGATCAACTTCACCATCATTGGCGGCCTGGCGATTTTCCTGCCGCAAATCCTCGGCAACGGCAAAGGCCCGGCGCAGTTGGGCTTCGACAACGAGCTGACCATCGCCTTGGCCGCCGTGCTGCTGGTGGTCAAAGTACTGATCACCGCCAGCAGCCTGCGCGCCGGTGCCGAAGGCGGTCTGCTGACCCCGGCGCTGGCCAACGGCGCCCTGCTCGCGATCATCCTCGGTGGCGCCTGGAACCTGCTGTGGCCCGGCGTACCGCTGGGGGCGTTCGCGATCATTGGTGCGGCGGCGTTCCTGGCATCGAGCATGAGCATGCCGTTGACGGCGATTGTGCTGGTGGCGGAATTCACCCGCATCGACCATGACTTCCTGGTGCCGATCATTCTCGCAGTGGCGGGTTCGATGTGCATGAGCAAGCTGTGCGTCCTGTGGGAAAAGCGTTGA
- a CDS encoding anti-sigma factor, with protein MNSIEELASEYVLGTLPAEQRAEVEQRLATDTALRAAVDAWEQRLLPLTEQAAPATPSVYLWRRIERSLGHSTNHDSPVSWWNRLALWRGLAGAGIAASLVLATLLLTRTAAINPTAYVVVLVAPQNQAPGWVIQASNTQEIQLIPLGVMEVPADKTLQFWTKGEDWQGPVSLGLVKPGQTLSVPLDKLPPLAPNQLFELTLENPGGSKTGKPTGPIQAIGRAVKVI; from the coding sequence ATGAACAGCATCGAAGAACTGGCCAGCGAATATGTGCTGGGCACCTTGCCCGCCGAACAGCGTGCCGAGGTGGAACAGCGCCTGGCAACCGACACCGCGTTGCGCGCAGCGGTGGACGCCTGGGAGCAGCGCCTGCTGCCATTGACCGAACAGGCTGCGCCCGCAACGCCGTCGGTGTATTTATGGCGACGCATCGAGCGCAGCCTGGGGCATTCGACCAATCACGATTCGCCCGTCTCGTGGTGGAACCGGCTGGCCCTGTGGCGCGGGCTGGCCGGTGCGGGCATCGCGGCAAGCCTGGTATTGGCGACGTTGCTACTGACCCGTACGGCTGCCATCAACCCGACCGCTTATGTGGTGGTGCTGGTCGCCCCGCAAAACCAGGCGCCGGGCTGGGTGATCCAGGCGAGTAATACTCAGGAAATCCAGCTGATTCCACTGGGCGTCATGGAAGTACCGGCAGACAAGACCTTGCAGTTCTGGACCAAGGGCGAAGACTGGCAAGGCCCGGTGTCGCTGGGCTTGGTCAAACCCGGGCAGACGTTATCTGTGCCCCTGGACAAACTCCCGCCACTGGCACCGAACCAGCTGTTTGAGCTGACCCTGGAAAATCCGGGCGGCTCGAAAACCGGCAAGCCGACAGGTCCGATTCAGGCAATCGGCCGGGCGGTTAAAGTAATCTGA
- a CDS encoding sigma-70 family RNA polymerase sigma factor: MPETDFDYEACLLACARGEQLALRGLYQQESFRLLGVALRIVRDKAVAEDIVHDAFIKIWKGAASFDPHKGSARGWVYSVTRHLALNAVRSSGREVPLSEEHESAAPTDTFDYQARSGRIYSCLEQLDPARRNCILHAYVDGYSHSEIAHKLGTPLGTVKAWIKRSLAALRECMA, encoded by the coding sequence TTGCCTGAAACCGATTTTGACTATGAAGCCTGCCTGCTGGCCTGCGCCCGTGGCGAACAACTGGCCTTGCGCGGGCTGTATCAACAGGAAAGCTTCCGGCTGTTGGGAGTTGCCTTGCGCATCGTGCGCGACAAGGCCGTGGCCGAAGACATCGTGCATGACGCCTTTATCAAGATCTGGAAGGGTGCCGCCAGCTTTGACCCGCACAAGGGCTCGGCCCGCGGCTGGGTGTACAGCGTGACTCGGCATTTGGCGCTGAATGCTGTGCGCAGTAGTGGCCGCGAAGTGCCCCTCAGCGAAGAACATGAAAGCGCAGCGCCCACCGACACCTTCGACTATCAAGCGCGCTCGGGGCGGATCTACAGTTGCCTCGAACAACTCGACCCGGCCCGCCGCAATTGCATCCTGCATGCGTATGTAGACGGTTATTCTCACAGCGAAATCGCGCACAAACTCGGCACCCCATTGGGCACCGTGAAAGCGTGGATCAAACGCAGCCTCGCGGCATTGCGTGAGTGCATGGCATGA